A genomic stretch from Herpetosiphon gulosus includes:
- a CDS encoding GNAT family N-acetyltransferase, producing the protein MDVVLQPLTLAMAQSLSSNASYDDPSALTMAYARAAIIPNTQIRAIVDHETGNSVGLLVSGCSIDDGRWWLYDLMIDSRYVRRGYGRAAIASLVAELECYPSVDYLYAAYPSNLVVQAFLVALGWLLIPTDVAEEPTVGLSISPRIYPDSTIQLQLITLANARACLALTVAPHQTRFVANTAASLVQSMFEPHWITQGIYADDMMVGFVMYGHDPEYGWGILRLLVDVRFQGRGYGRQAIDQVILAIRAAGGRSIGVSYEAENEVAQRLYQACGFVETTEQPFGEPFAVLTLHN; encoded by the coding sequence ATGGATGTGGTGCTACAACCATTGACCTTGGCCATGGCTCAATCGCTTAGCTCAAATGCTTCTTATGATGATCCATCTGCTTTAACAATGGCCTATGCACGTGCCGCGATTATTCCGAATACTCAGATCCGCGCCATTGTCGATCATGAAACTGGCAATAGTGTTGGCCTGCTTGTTTCAGGCTGCTCGATCGATGATGGCCGCTGGTGGTTGTATGATCTCATGATTGATTCGCGTTATGTCCGGCGTGGCTATGGACGGGCTGCAATTGCTTCATTGGTAGCAGAGCTTGAATGCTATCCATCGGTGGACTATCTCTACGCTGCTTATCCATCGAATCTTGTTGTCCAGGCGTTTTTAGTTGCCCTTGGATGGTTGCTGATCCCGACCGATGTAGCCGAGGAGCCAACGGTTGGATTATCAATTTCACCACGGATTTATCCTGATAGTACGATTCAACTTCAGCTGATTACGCTTGCCAATGCGCGTGCCTGTTTAGCATTAACCGTCGCTCCCCATCAAACGCGATTTGTTGCCAATACAGCAGCCTCGCTTGTCCAATCTATGTTTGAGCCTCACTGGATCACCCAAGGCATATATGCTGATGATATGATGGTTGGGTTTGTGATGTATGGTCATGATCCCGAATATGGTTGGGGGATTCTCCGCCTGTTAGTGGATGTCCGATTCCAAGGGCGTGGCTATGGGCGGCAAGCGATTGATCAGGTGATCTTAGCGATTCGGGCGGCTGGTGGCAGGTCGATTGGGGTTAGTTATGAAGCTGAGAATGAGGTTGCACAGCGTTTGTATCAGGCATGTGGTTTTGTTGAAACAACTGAACAGCCATTTGGCGAGCCATTTGCAGTTTTAACCTTACATAACTAA
- a CDS encoding dipeptidase has translation MTVDAALAWVNDRHDDLLARFSELLRIPSVSTDPAYAADVQRCADWLVGDLQRIGFANCQAITTSGHPVVYGEWLKAGAAAPTILVYAHYDVQPVEPLELWETPPFEPVLRDGKLYARGSIDDKCGAFANLIAFEALLATTGTLPVNIKVIFEGEEETGSPAMEPFVRDYKDLLAADLMLICDGGSLPDQPLMFYTARGIIGAEVKVTGPSHDLHSGLTGGAVQNPIHVVGNIIAALHDQTGRIQIPGFYADVQIPSAKEQALMDAQEPDFFEMLKNESGRETFWADQLGSLVTRTTALPTCDVNGIWGGYQGAGSKTIIPAEAGFKVTMRLVANQDPHGILEAFCQFVQSFASPTADVSVTKGPTSYPVNLLYDGPVIEALQAAFEATWGKPAMLYRQGGSVPIMGMFQRELGIALATLGFGTGDNGHAPNEYLFVDAFFRGVATAIHFYTRMGQQ, from the coding sequence ATGACGGTTGATGCTGCCTTGGCATGGGTCAACGATCGCCACGACGATCTGTTGGCTCGATTTAGTGAACTGCTGCGCATTCCTTCAGTGAGTACCGACCCCGCCTATGCTGCCGATGTCCAACGCTGTGCTGATTGGTTGGTTGGTGATCTCCAACGAATTGGGTTCGCCAATTGCCAAGCGATCACTACCAGCGGCCATCCTGTCGTCTATGGCGAGTGGCTCAAGGCTGGCGCGGCAGCCCCAACGATCTTGGTATATGCCCATTATGATGTTCAGCCAGTCGAGCCGCTAGAATTGTGGGAAACCCCGCCGTTCGAGCCAGTGCTGCGCGATGGCAAATTGTATGCCCGTGGCTCGATTGACGATAAATGTGGCGCATTTGCCAATTTGATCGCCTTTGAAGCGCTGCTGGCAACTACTGGCACACTTCCGGTCAATATTAAAGTAATCTTCGAGGGCGAAGAAGAAACTGGCTCGCCTGCGATGGAGCCATTTGTGCGCGATTATAAAGATTTGCTCGCCGCAGATTTGATGTTAATTTGTGATGGTGGCTCGCTGCCCGACCAACCGCTCATGTTCTATACTGCGCGAGGAATCATCGGAGCCGAAGTTAAAGTAACTGGGCCAAGCCATGATCTACATTCAGGCTTAACCGGTGGGGCAGTTCAAAACCCCATTCATGTGGTTGGTAACATTATCGCCGCGCTGCACGACCAAACCGGACGCATCCAAATTCCTGGCTTTTACGCCGATGTGCAAATACCTTCGGCCAAAGAGCAAGCACTCATGGATGCGCAAGAACCAGATTTTTTCGAGATGTTGAAAAACGAAAGTGGCCGCGAGACATTTTGGGCTGATCAGCTTGGTTCGCTGGTTACTCGTACCACCGCCTTGCCAACCTGCGATGTCAATGGCATTTGGGGTGGCTACCAAGGTGCAGGCAGCAAAACAATTATTCCGGCTGAAGCAGGCTTCAAAGTCACAATGCGCTTGGTAGCCAACCAAGATCCTCATGGTATTCTCGAAGCATTTTGCCAGTTTGTCCAAAGCTTCGCCAGCCCTACCGCCGATGTGAGCGTCACCAAAGGCCCAACCAGTTATCCAGTCAATTTGCTCTACGATGGGCCAGTCATCGAAGCTCTGCAAGCCGCCTTTGAAGCGACTTGGGGCAAACCCGCCATGCTCTATCGTCAAGGTGGTTCCGTGCCAATTATGGGCATGTTTCAGCGCGAATTGGGCATTGCCTTGGCAACCTTGGGCTTTGGCACAGGTGATAACGGCCATGCACCCAACGAATATCTGTTCGTTGATGCCTTCTTCCGTGGCGTTGCCACCGCCATCCATTTCTACACCCGGATGGGGCAGCAATAA